One genomic segment of Ictalurus furcatus strain D&B unplaced genomic scaffold, Billie_1.0 scf5, whole genome shotgun sequence includes these proteins:
- the LOC128604922 gene encoding histone H2B-like — protein MPDPAKTAPKKGSKKAVTKTAGKGGKKRRKSRKESYAIYVYKVLKQVHPDTGISSKAMGIMNSFVNDIFERIAGESSRLAHYNKRSTITSREIQTAVRLLLPGELAKHAVSEGTKAVTKYTSSK, from the coding sequence ATGCCCGATCCAGCCAAGACCGCGCCCAAGAAGGGATCAAAGAAAGCCGTGACCAAGACGGCCGGCAAAGGAGGCAAGAAGCGCAGAAAGTCCCGGAAGGAGAGCTACGCCATCTACGTGTACAAGGTCCTGAAGCAGGTGCACCCTGACACCGGCATCTCATCCAAGGCCATGGGCATCATGAACTCCTTCGTGAATGATATTTTTGAGCGCATCGCCGGTGAGTCTTCTCGTCTGGCTCATTATAACAAGCGCTCCACTATCACCTCCAGGGAGATCCAGACCGCCGTGCGCCTGTTGCTTCCCGGCGAGCTGGCCAAGCACGCCGTGTCCGAGGGTACAAAGGCCGTCACCAAGTACACCAGCTCCAAGTAA